Genomic segment of Candidatus Krumholzibacteriia bacterium:
CTGAACCACCAGATTCTGCGTGCGAATGCCGGAGTAGGGCGACTCGAGCCGCTCGCGCGCGCCGGGAAACTCGAGCACGACGATGGCGAGCACGAACACGAGCAACAGGGGTCGGAATAATTGGGCCGCCCGGTCCCCGGGGAACGCCGGCCGCGCCGTCTGGAGCGTCTTCATTCGCTCGTTCCTCCACGGTTCGGGCGTGAGCGTGGCGACGCCGCGCGGTGCTGTCAACCGGAAAGGCGGCCGGGTCGGACGCGCGGTGGCGTCCGCATGCGGAAAACCCGCGGTGGCGGGCGTGGAGGAAGCCCTTGCGGCGCCGCAACGGCTGTGCTACTCTCGCAATTCTAAACGAATTACGGTTGTCCTTTGCGAGGAGTGTAGGTCCACATGACGGCGACGGCCAAACGAGCCCGGAAGAACATCAAGGAAGACCAGCTGGTCACCACGGCGGTTCGCGCAAGCGAATGGGCACAGGAGCATTTCAATCAAGTCATCATCGGGATCGTCGCGCTGGTAGCGGCGGTTGCGGTGCTGGTGTTCGTGGCCAACAGCCGCGAGAACAACGCGCGCGAGGCCGAACGCATGATGGGTTCGGCCATGATGCTGATGCAGCAGGGCGACCTGAACGCAGCGCGCACGAGCTTCGAACAGATCTACCAGCGCCAGGGCGGCGAGTACGCCGTTGCCGCGCGCTTCTTCAAGGCCGAGTGCGAACTGGGCATGGGGAACTTCACCCGTGCGGCAGCCGATTACGAGGCGTACCTCGCACGCAAGGACGATTACCCGGTATTCGCCGCGTCCGCGGCCGTGGGCCGGGCGCTGGCGTATGAGGGTGCCGAACAGTGGCCGGATGCGGCCAGAGCGGCGGCGGAGGCCGTGAACGCGCTGGGCAAGGATGACCCGCGCTACCACGACGCCGCATACCGCGCCGGTTACTGCTACGAGCGGGCCGGCGACACGAAAGAGGCGCTCACGTACTACCGGATCGCTGCGGACGGCGCCACCGGCTCGTTGCGGGATCGCGCCCGCTACGCCGTCACGGCCCTGGAGTAGAATTCCTGTGTCCCGTGGGGGCGGGTTCTGACGTGTTAGTCGCAGCCACAACCGTTCCGGAGGGTGAGCGCGCCTCGCCTACGGACCACGAGCGCTGGTACGCGGCGCTGGGTTACCTCTTCTTCCTCTGTTTCCTTGCCCTGTGGAAGGCCCGCGACAGCCACTTCGTGCGGTTCCACGCGCGGCAGGCGTTCCTTCTGTTTCTCTCCGAATGCGTGGCCTTCCTGGCCATCGTCGTCGTCGACCGCACCGTGGGCCGGCTCCCGCTGCTGGGGTTGATCCTGGTGGTCATCGCGCAGGTCTTCGTGTACCTGACCGCGCTGTTCCTGTCGGTGACGGGATTCGTGAAGGCGCTGTTCGGCGAGTTGTGGGAGATGCCGTTCTTCGGTCCATACCGCGAGAAGATCCCGCCGTTGTGAGTTGAGTCCGGCCCCGCGCCGGCACCGTCCACCCATGCATTCCGTTGCGCGCCGGGGGAAGACCGCCCGGCGGGACCGCCAGGCCGCGGTGGCAGCGTTCACGTTATGGCGCATAAGATATATTATGTTAACCAGTGCAAGAAAGCGAACCCGCCAGGGGCTTTCGCCATGCGCCGCTTCCCCGGTCCGGCCCGGCCTAGAGGACGATGTTGACGAGGCGGTTCTGGATGACGACCACGCGTCTGGGCGTGGCGTCCCCGATGATCTCGCGGATACGCGGATTCGCCAGCGCGATGGCTTTCATGCGCTCGGCGTCGGTGCCGGTCGGTACGGGCTCGCGCGCGCGGATCTTGCTGTTCACCTGGATGACCAGGTCGAATGTGTCTTCGCGGGCATACGCGGGGTCGGCCTCGGGCATGGGCATGTCGAACACGCTGCCGGTGTGTCCGGTGCGCTCCCACAGTTCCTCGCAGATATGCGGCGTCATGGGTGCCAGCAGGCGTACCAGCGCGTCGTAGGAGGCGCGCAGCACCGCGTCCGCCTGCGGGCCGCGGCCGGTCTCGTCGCTGTCGAGGAATGCGTAGATGGCGTTGCACAGCTCCATGAGCGCGCTGATCGCGGTGTTGAAGCGGAAATGGTCGCTCACGTCGCCCAGTACGCGCCCGATGGCCTGGTGGGTCTTGCGCAGCAGGTCGCGTTCGGGGTCGGTCAGGCGCGCGGCGTCCAGCGTGCCGGCGGCGGGTGTCGCCAGCACCTTCTCGTTTGTTTCGTAAACACGCCACACACGATTAAGAAAACGGTAGCAGCCTTCCACCGCCTCGTCGCTCCACTCGATGTCGCGCTCGGGTGGTCCACAGAACAGAATGTACAGGCGCATGGTGTCGGCACCCATGGGATCGATGATCGTGTCGGGCGGCACCACGTTGCCTTTGCTCTTGGACATCTTGAGGCCGTTCTTGCACACCATCCCCTGGGTGAAGAGGCGCGCGAAGGGCTCGTCGAAGGCTATGAGCCCGCGCGAGTGCAGAAATTTCGTTATGAAGCGCGCGTACAGCAGGTGCAGGATGGCGTGCTCGACACCGCCGATGTACTGGTCCACCGGCAGCCACGCGTCGCACAGTTCGCGCGGAAACGCCCGCGTCTCGTCGTGCGGGCCGAGGTAGCGCAGGAAGTACCAGCTCGAGTCGACGAAGGTGTCCATGGTGTCGGTGTCGCGCTCGGCGTCGCCGCCGCAGCGCGGACAGGCCGTCCTGCGAAACGAATCGCTGGCCGCCAGCGGGCTCTTGCCGTCGCCGCGCGGCCTGAATTCGACGTCTTCGGGCAGCAGCACCGGCAGATCCTTCTCGGGCACGGGCACGATCCCGCACGCCGGGCAGTGGATCATGGGGATGGGGGCACCCCAGTAGCGCTGGCGGGAGATGAGCCAGTCGCGCAGGCGGTAGTTGACCCGCCGCTTGCCGCTTCCCTCCTTCTCGGCACGCTCGGCGATGCGTTGGAACGCCTCCTCGTGCCCGAGGCCGTCGTACTCGCCACTGTTCACCAGGATCCCGTGGCCGGAATAGGATGCGCGCGGAAAGTCCGTCTCGCCCTCGCGCGGACGGATGACCTCGCGGATGGGCAACCCGTAGCGGGTGGCGAATTCGAAGTCGCGCTGGTCGTGCGCCGGCACGGCCATGATGGCGCCGGTCCCGTACTCCATGAGCACGTATGGGGCGATGTAGATGGGTATCTTCTCGCCGCTGAATTGGTTGATGGCGTAGGCGTCCAGGAACACACCTTCGCGGCTGGGTTCGGTGCGCCCCTTGCCACTCAAGCGTTCCACCGTGAAGCGCGCGATCGCTTCGCGGAATTCACCCTCGCGGGGCGATCCGGCGATGAGATTCTCCACTTCGGGGTGTTCCGGAGACAGGACCAGGAAGGTGGCGCCGAACACCGTGTCGGGGCGCGTGGTGAAACAGCGGATGCGCCGGCCGCTGCGCGCGATCTCGAACTCGAGTTCGAGCCCCTGGCTCCTGTCGATCCAGTTGCGCTGCATGGTGACCACGCGCTCCGGCCAGTCGGCCAGGGTCTGCAGGTCGTCGAGCAGCCGGTCGGCGAAGGCGGTGATACGGAAGAACCACTGCTCCAGGTGGCGTTCCTCAATGGGCGTGCCGCAGCGCTCGCAGGCACCGTCCACCACCTGCTCATTGGCCAGCACGGTGCGGTCCCGGGGACACCAGTTCACCGAGGCAGCCTGGCGGTACGCGAGCCCCGCATCGTACAACTGCAGAAACAGCCACTGCGTCCAGCGGTAGTAGCCCGGCTCGCACGAGGTCACCTCGCGCGTCCAGTCGTACACCACGCCCCAGCGGTAGAACTGCTGCTTCATGCGCGCGATGTTGTCCCGCGTCCACGTGGCGGGGTGAATGTCGCGCTGGATGGCGGCGTTCTCGGCCGGCAGCCCGAAGGCATCCCATCCCATGGGCGCCAGCACCTCGTGGCCCTCCATCTTCTTGAAGCGCGCCAGCGAGTCGCCGATGACGTAGTTGCGCCCGTGCCCCACGTGCAGCTCACCCGACGGGTACGGGAACATCATTAAACAGTAGAACTTACGGCTGGTACTGGAGAGATCACATTGCATCAGGCCGTCGCGGGCCCACCGCGCCTGCCACTTTGCTTCGATCTCCGCGTGCGGATACCTGGCCATGCTGGGTGCTTTCCGGTTTCGAGGATACCTGCGGCGATTCAGCGGTCCGGGAATCGGGCCAGGACGTGGATCTCATCGCCGACCGCGTCGATTTCAGTGACGGCGCCGGCCGACTGGAGGAACGCGCCCACGTCCTCGGCCGCCTCGCGGCCACTCACCACCACACGCATGAGCAAGGGGCGGCCCTTTTCGAGGGCGGACGCCACCATGAGACGGGGGCCCGGTTTGGAGAGGCCGCGGGCGTTGATGCGTATCTCGCGATCCATGGGAGGTGTCCTTGCGCCAACCGCGTGGTCCGGGTCGGGGAATGGAACCGTCGGCGTCCTCCCCACGGCCGCGGGCGCTGTCCCGGTGGCTGTTTCAGGCGCCCAATCTACGGGGAAAGCGACGGCGTGGCAAGGGTTTTCCCCACGTGGGCGGCGATCAGCGCCTCCTCGATGAGCACCCTTCCGGGGAGCGACGTGGACTTGAGACGGGTGTCGGCCCAGCGCAGGTTCGCGAGCAGCGCGTCGAGCCGCTCCCGCGGGACGCGTACGGCCTGTTCGCGCAGCTTGCCGGCGTAGAAGGGGCTGTTGGTGGCCCCCAGTTCGGCGGCCAGGACGCGATCGCTGGATACCGCGCGCCCCCGCTCCCCAAGCAGTGTCTGCACCTCCAGCAGGGAAACCACGCGCCGCAGCATCATCGCCACCACGAACACCGGCTCCTCGCCCGCCTCCAGCAGGGTTGCCACGCGCGGGACGAGCGTCGCGGGCGCGGTGGCCCCCACCGCGTCGAGAACCGAGAAGAGGCTGTCGGTGCGGTAGCGCCCCACCACGGATGCCACCGTGTCGCGCGTCACCCGCCCGTCCGCGGGCACCGAGAGCAGGATCTTGTCCACCTCGTTGGCGATGTCGATCAGCTGGGTGCCCACCGACTCGATCAAGAGGTCCAGCGCATCCGCGTCCACCTGCACCTTCTCGCGGCGGAAGCGCGCCAGTACCCGCTCCAGGGTCTCGTTCTCGTCGAGCGTGTCGAATGCGAAGGCGACGCCGCGCGCTCCGGCCACCGCGCCGAGGCGCTTGTGGGCCTGCGTTTCCAGCTTTGCGCTGGACGACTCAATCACCAGGGTGAGCGAATCCGGCACACGCTCCACACGGTCGATCACGCGCTCGCGGTTGGCGGTGGAGAGCGCCTCGAAGTTCTTCAGGATGAGCACCCGGCGCGAGGAGAAGAGCGGAAACGACTGCACCCGGTCGTCGAAGGCCTGGGGGTCGAACTCGTCGCCGTAGACGATGTCGAGGTTGAAGGTGCGGTCGCCCCCGGGCAGCGCCGCCTGCAGGAGTTCGCGGACGAACTCCTTCTTCATGAACTCCTCGGGGCCGTGCAGGAAATACACCGGCTTGAGGCGCCCCTGGCGCACATCCTCGAAGAGTTTCTTGTAGCCCTGGAGCCGTGGTGCCATGGATTACCAGTCCTGCACGGTCAGGTTGAGGATCTGGTTGGTGATCTCCTGCAGGCTCTCCTCGACCGCGTCGTCGAAGGTGCGCCCGCTCTCGACCTGCTCGACGAAGTACGACCCGTTGCCCTCGATGGACCGGTTCTGCCAGATGGGCTCGTTGGTCTTGCGATTAAATAGTGATACAACTACTTTAATGACAACGATATACTCTTCTGCGTTGAGATCCTGGTTGAACGAGAAGGGCCGGTTGGCGAACTCGGTGATCTGCCCGTCGAGGATGGCGTCGGCCGCGTCTTCGGACACCACCTTGAGCGTGTTGTCGCGCACCAGAAAGTCGATGATCCGGTCTGTGACCGACAGCTCCAGGTTGGGCTGGGCGGTCTTGTTCTCGAAGAACGGGACATGGATGCTTTTGATGTCCTTCGCGGTGCGGGAAGTGGTGCTGTAGCCGCATCCCCAGGACCCAAGTGCGAGCAGCACGCACAGAGCCGCCGCGCCGGACTCAGCTGGGCGTGGAAAGTTCACTCTCGTCCCCGATGTTGAAGCTCTTCATGCGGTAGCGGAGCTTGTCACGCTTGACGTTGAGCAGACGGGCGGTGCGGCTCTGGTTCCAGCCGGATTCCTCCGACGCCTTCAGGATGAGGGCGCGCTCGAGATCGCTCACCACGGATTCGAAGTCGATGCCATCCTCGGGAATGGGTGCGGCCAGAATGGCATCCAGGCGGCGGCCCAGGGTTCCCTCTTCGGCCCGTTGCGCGGCAAAGGGCAGCATCTCGCGGCGCAGCACCGGGCCGTTCTCCAGCAGCACCACCCGCTCGATGACGTTCTTCAGCTCACGGATGTTCCCCGGCCACGGGTAGGTGAGCAGGAGCTGGCGCGCCTCGTCCGCGATCTCGGTGAAGTTCTTGTTGAACTTCGTATTGAACATGTTGATGAAGTAGTTGGCAAACTTGAGCAGGTCTTCGCGCCGCTCGCGCAGCGGCGGAATGTACAGCGGGACCACCTTCAACCGGTAAAAGAGGTCGGCGCGGAAACGCTGCTCGTCGACCTCCTTCTGCAGGTCACGATTGGTGGCGGAGATCACGCGAACACTCACGTTGATGTCCTGCGTGCCCCCCAGGCGCCGGAACTCCATGCGCTCCAGCACCCGCAACAGCTTGACCTGGATGGTCAGGCTCATCTCGCCGATTTCGTCGAGGAACAGCGAACCGCGGTTGGCGAGTTCCAGCAGGCCCTGCTTTTGCCCCTTGGCGTCGGTGAAGGCACCCTTCTCGTAGCCGAACAACTCGCTCTCCAGCAGGGTTTCCGGGAGACTGGCGCAGTTGATGTCCATGAAGGGCTTGCCGGCGCGATTGGAGTAGCGGTGGATGAGACGCGCGATCATCTCCTTGCCCACACCGCTCTCCCCTTCGATGAGCACGGTGGTGGTGTCGCTCTTGGCCACCTGTTGCACGATTTCGTAGACGCGCTTCATGCCCGCGCTGTCGCCGAGGATGTAGTCGAAGCCGACCTCGGGGTCCATCTTGCGCTTGAGCTGCAGGACCTCGCGGTTGAGGCGCTCGCTCTCCAGCCCCTTCTTGATCACCATGAGCAGCTGGTCGAGGTTGATGGGCTTGCTGACGAAGTCGTAGGCTCCGTTCTTCATGGCGTTGACGGCGGTCTCGATATCACCGAAGGCGGTGATCATCACCACCCCGATCTCGGGGAAAATCTCCTTGATCTTGCGCAGCACCTCCAGGCCGTCCATGTCCGGCAGCTTGAGGTCGAGCAGGACCAGGTCGGGCACCACCGCACGGGCCTTCTCGATGGCCTCCGCACCGGTGCGGGCCGTCACGGCCTCGTACCCTTCCTGCTTCAGCGTTTTTTCGAGAAAGAACCGGATCGTGTCCTGGTCATCCACCAAGAGGATGACCGACTTCACGGGAGTCTCCATGGTGCACCTGCTTTACGGGTAGATAGATCGAGAACGTCGTGCCGACGCCGTACTCGCTGTCGACGTAGATGTAGCCGCCGTGACGCTCGATGATGCTGTGGGTGACGTAGAGCCCCAACCCGGTGCCGCCGCTCTTCTTGGTAAAGAAGGGCTCGAACACGCGCAGCTTGTCGTCCTCCGTCAGGCCCAGCCCGTTGTCGCGCACCCGGATGATAGCAAAATCACCCACTGCGTCAAACAGAACGTCGGGCGCCTCATGCGCGAAGGAAATCGAGACCGTTACCGTGTCGTTGGGCTGACTGGCCTCGATGGCGTTCTTGACCACGTTGATCAGCACCTGGATGATGCGATCCGAGTCCACCATGACCCTCCGCGGCGTGGGGGGAAACTCGGTAGCCAGCGAGATGGCCTTGCGGCCGGCGAGGTCGGACATCCCGGCGAGGCAGGTGCGAACCAGATCCTCCAGGGTGGTCGGGCCGTAGATGAGGTCGCTCACCCGCACCACGCTCATGAGGTCCCCGATGAGCCGGTCGATACGCCGGACCTCCTGCAGGATGAACTCGATATTCTCGCGCTGGGTGTCCGCCACCTCGCCCGCCCGCTGCAGGTACTGGATACCCGCGGCGATGCCGGTGAGCGGGTTGCGAATCTCGTGGGCGATACTGGATGAGAAGCGCCCCAGCGCGGCCAGCTTGTCCAGGTGCGCCACCTGTTCCTCGAGGCGCTTCTGGCGCGCGATGTCGGTGAACACCGCCAGCGCACCCTGCGGCTGCTTCTTCTCGTCGAGTAGCAGCGTGGTGTTGAGGATGATGGGATCCTTGGCGCCGTCCTTCTTGAGCAGCCATGCCTCCTGCTGGAAGGCGCGCCGGCCGGTGCGCATGGTGCGCATCACCGGGTTCTCCCCCGTGCCCACGGGGCTGTCCAGAATGAGGCGCTCCACGTGCAGGCTGCGCAGTTCGGCCAGCGAGTACCCGCTGACCTCTTCTGCGAGATGGTTGGCGAAGAGCACGGTGCCCGATTCGTCGACCGTGATCAGGCTGTTCATCATGCTGTTGATCACGTTGTCGCGGAAGCTCTCCTCCTGCTGCAGTTCGGCGAACAGGCGGTTGTTCTCCAGCATGGTGCCCAGCTGGACGGCCAGCGTCTCCACCGAGACGAGGTCCACGCGGCTCAGGGTCGCCGCCTTGAAGCCGTCGGTTACACCCACCACGCCCAGCACGGGGATGCGTTCGCACCCCGGACAGCGATAGCCGTGTTCGATGGACGAACTCTCGCGTTTGACCTGGGTCATGCGCAGGATGCAGTCCTCGCGACCCTCGCAGCCCTGGGTGGCGCCGCTCTTCACCAGCGGCACCACGATGTAACAGCTCATGGTGCTGTCCTCGAAAAGCGTGGCGCCGTCCAGGGTACCGATGCGATGCATCTCCGGGTCGCGGATCAGGACGGACTGGTGCATCTGCACCGCCTTGCCCATCAGCCCGTCCAGCTGGGTCAGGGGAATGCGGTGCTGGGAATGCGCGTGACCCTCGGGCGTATCGCGGAACACGTAGAAGTTGAGTGCGTCGCCGTCGGGATCGAAGATGCCCACGAACAGCTCGCGGTATCCGAGGCCCTTGGAGAGGAAGTTGATGACCGCGTCGACCACCTTGGACTCGTCCAGCGACGACACCAGGGTCAGCCCGATCTCCTTTATGCTCAGCAGTTGGATGTTCTTTTCGACCAGCTGGAAGTTCTTGCGCTCGAGTTCGGTGGCGACCTCCTTGAGCGCCTTGTACACCGACTCGTCCACCTCGCCGGGGCGGATGTTGCTCAGTTCTCCGATGGCCTCGCCGTGGATCTTGCGGATGCCGTCGAGGACGGCCTGGTAGCGGTTGCGAACCGCGATGGACTCGATGGCCACGTACACCAGCACCAGAATGGCGACACCGGGGATGAACGCCCACCAGGGCAGCAGGCGCGCGAGCACGGCGCCCGCGGTGGCCACCACCAGCACCCCGGGGAGCATGCGGCGGCGCGGTACGTAGGTGAGGAGTTTCACGGGCTCATCTCCGTCATCATGGCTCCCGCGACGACCGCGCCGAGCCCGGCCCGGGTCACAGCAGGGGCCTGGTCCGCAGCGGCGCCATCACAGGCCTGCGTCCTGGGGCATCGAGGCGTCGCTCGTCGCGCCGCCCGTCGAGAGGTCCCACCGGGACGCCATGTAGGTCAGCCCCCACTTCGCGTGCACACCTTTCCCCTGGTTGTTCCCCACGTTCGACGCTTCGACGTCGATGGCCAGGCAGTGCTCGAGGTGATCGAAGAACACCCCGGTGCTGCGGATCCACAGCGACAGGTAGTAGCGGTTGGGCTGCAGAAAGAGGTCGTCGATGAGCAGGTCGATGTACCCCTCTCCCACATCGAGGACCGGGATGAAGTAGCCCGCGTGCCACGTGCTGGCGGTGAAGACCTTCGTTCCCATGTCCGAGTACACCACCATACCGAACTTGGGGTCGCGGATGCGCTCCTTGGCCTTGTAGTGGAAGCGCGCGCGCAGCGGTTCCCCGCAGCGAAACAGCGCGGCCGGATTCCCGTCCATGTCCATGAAATCCACGCGGGTAAAGCGCGCGGCGCCGTTTCCGCCCCGGCCCTCGACGTTGGCGAGGTCGTAGCCGGCGCGCTGTGACTCCGAGAAGGTTGCCAGGTAGGCGGCGATGACCTTGTCCGAGGGGCCGTCCATGCGCATCTTGCCGGCGTCGATCCAGATGGTGCGTGGGCACAGGTTCTCAATGGCGGCCATGTTGTGCGAGACGAAGATCACGGTGCGGCCCCCGGTGCGCATGTCGTCCATGGCGCTGAGGCACTTCTTCTGGAACTCGGCGTCGCCCACCGCCAGCACCTCGTCCACGAAGAGCACGTCGGGTTCCATGTGCGCGGCCACCGCGAAGCCGAGGCGCAGGCGCATGCCCGACGAGTAGCGCTTGATGGGCGTGTCCACGAACTGATCCACCCCCGCGAAGGCGATAATCTGATCCAGGCGCGCATCGATCTCGCGCTTGCGCATGCCCAGGATGGATCCGTTGAGGTAGATGTTCTCACGCCCGGTCAACTCGTCGTGGAACCCCGTGCCCACCTCGATGAGCGAGGCCACGCGGCCGCGAACGCGGATGCGCCCGCTGGTCGGGTAGGTGATCTTGGACAGCACCTTTAGCAGGGTGCTCTTGCCCGCGCCGTTGCGGCCGATGAGTCCCACCACCTCCCCCTCGTCGACGTGGAACGAGAGGTCATTGAGCGCGAGTATCGTTTCGCGCGGTGCTCTGGGCCCGCGCCGGAACATGTTCACGAGCACCTCGCGAAGCATGGTCTCGTGGCGCAATGCCCCCAGTTGATACTGCTTGGTGATGCCTTCTACACGAATCGCTTCTTGCATGGGTACTCCCGGCTAGATCAGGTCCGCGAACGATCGTTCGGTCCGGTAAAAATAGACACTCGCCAGCACGAACAGCACCGTGGTCACCGCGCAGGCGATGCCCAGCGTGGGCCAGTCGATGGAACGGGTGGGCAGCGCCGCCGCGCGGAACGCATCCAGGATTCCCACCATCGGGTTGAAGCGCAGGATGGCCTGGTAGCGGGGCGGCAGTGCCGAGGTGCCGTATATGACCGGCGAGAGGAACAGCATCGCCTGCACGAAGAACGGAATGGTGTACTTGATGTCGCGGTACTTCACGTTCAGGGACGAGAAGATCATGCCGATCGAGAGCGCGAGCATCACCAGCGGCAGCAGGAACAGCGGCCACAGCAGCAGGCTGGGGGAAAGCGGCATGTGGTAGTAGAGCATGACGCCCACCAGCACCGCCGAGGCGATGAAGAAGTCCACGATGCCGCTCAGGGCCGACGAGGCGGGGATGATGGCACGCGGAAAGAAGACCTTGCTGATCAGCTTGGCGTTGGTGACCAGGCTGTTGCCGGACTGGGTCACCGCGTACTGGAAGTACGTCCACGGCACCAGCACCGAGTAGCTGAACACCTGGTACGGGACCCCCTCGCTGTCGATCTTGGCGACGCGCCCGAACATGATGGTGAAGACCACCATCATGAAGAAAGGCTGGATGATGGCCCACGAAGCGCCCAGCAGCGTCTGCTTGTAGCGGATCTTGACGTCGCGCCAGATCAGAAAGAAGAACAGCTCGCGGAAGCGCTTGAACTCCAGCAGCCATTCGATGACAAGGGGTCGCGTCGCCGTGGTCATAGCACTACCTTTCTACCGTAGAATGCCTCGGCCCGGCGCGCGGTGGCGTTGCACTCGAGACCGCGCAGGCGCATGAGGGCGGAAAACGTCTCCTCGTCGAACCATTGCTTGCCGGCCTGGGTGCCGAAGCACGCCATGAGAATACCCACCTTGGCCGCTGCGTGTTTCGCTTCCAGCGGCACGTAGACGTTGGGGCGCCCCAGGTCGCCGTCCCACTTGGGTATCTCGTACTCCAGGATGGCGTGGTCCCGGAATGTGTTCCAGGTGAGTTCGTTTACCACGCGGTGGTCCTGGTGGAGATCGTCCCGGCAGTGCGTGAAGATCACGTCCGGCTGGATACGCTTCTTGAGTTCCTCATAGTACGTCTTGATCTTCGCCAACTCCGAGGGGAAAAAACCGTCGCGGAACTGATGCAGCTCGACCCCGCGGCTGCCCGCGCCCGCCAGGAAGCGGGCCGCGGAGGCCTCGGCCTCGCGCGCGCGGTCGGCGCGGGCACTGAAGACCACCCAGTGCACCACCAGGCCCGGATTCTCCTCCGCCAGGCGCAAGATCGTACCGCCGCAACCGATCTCGATATCGTCGCTGTGCGCACCCAGGCAGAGCACGCAACCGACACCCTTCAGGGACAGCGTCTTCACGGATTCCTCTTTTTCTTCCATAGCTCCCAGGGGGCCTCGCCCCGCGTGTACAGGTCGTCGAGCATCTGCCGCTCCTTGAAGGTATCCATGCACACGAAGAAGCCGTCGTAGCGGTATGCACCCAGCTGCCGGGCGGTAATCAGGCGCTGGAACGGTTCCTCCACCAGTTCCTCGCCGGGATTCATGTGGTCGAAGATCCCGTTGCGCAGCACGAAGTAGCCGCCGTTGATGCGGATGTCGGTGTGGGTCACGTGGTCGATGCCGCTCACCGCCTGGTTCTTGTCCAGCGACACCAGGTGGAAGCTCTGGCTGGGGCGCACGCACAGGAAGGTGGCTACGCGCTGGCTCTGCTCCGCCTCCGCCACCATCTGGTCGAGCGGTACGTCGGTGAGGTTGTCGCTGTAGTTGGCCAGGAACATCTCGTCGCCATCGAGGTAGTCGCGCACGGCGCGCAGCCTGCCCCCGATGTTGGTGTCGTGGCCGGTGTCGACGAAGGTGATCTTCCAGTCGTCGATGTCGCTGTTCGCAAGACTCACGCGGGAACCCGACATGGTGAAGTCGTTCGACAGGCACTCGTCGTAGTTCAAGAAGTAATTCTTGATCACGTCCGCCTTGTACCCGAGGCAGAGGATGAACTCCTTGTGTCCCCAGTGCGCGTAGTACTTCATGACGTGCCACACGATGGGCCGGTAGCCGATGGGCACCATGGGCTTGGGAATCTCCTCCGAGTACTCCCGGATACGCATACCAAGTCCGCCACAGAACAGAACGACTTTCATACCGCTAGTCTCCCTTGTTTGCCGGCGCCAGCAGGCCGTGTTCCGCAAGCAACCCGGCGCCCGACTCGCAGGCCGCAAAGCTCAGACCCGAGCGCTCCGCGATATCCAGCAGCGAGTGGTTCCCGTCCGACAGGTTGAGAATCCACAGCAGGGCCATTTCGGTTTCCTGGGCATGTACGTTCCCGCCCAGGCTCGAGTACAGACCGCGTTTGCCCAGCTGCGGTTCGCATTTCGGGTTGGTGTTGACGTATGTCCGGTTCCCCTCGAGCACCCGTAGCACCTCCAGGTAGCGGCGCAATGAGTCCGCCAGCCGTCCGGGCTTCACGAATGCCAGGTCGTCCGCCGAGGTGTGAT
This window contains:
- a CDS encoding tetratricopeptide repeat protein, with translation MTATAKRARKNIKEDQLVTTAVRASEWAQEHFNQVIIGIVALVAAVAVLVFVANSRENNAREAERMMGSAMMLMQQGDLNAARTSFEQIYQRQGGEYAVAARFFKAECELGMGNFTRAAADYEAYLARKDDYPVFAASAAVGRALAYEGAEQWPDAARAAAEAVNALGKDDPRYHDAAYRAGYCYERAGDTKEALTYYRIAADGATGSLRDRARYAVTALE
- the leuS gene encoding leucine--tRNA ligase, yielding MARYPHAEIEAKWQARWARDGLMQCDLSSTSRKFYCLMMFPYPSGELHVGHGRNYVIGDSLARFKKMEGHEVLAPMGWDAFGLPAENAAIQRDIHPATWTRDNIARMKQQFYRWGVVYDWTREVTSCEPGYYRWTQWLFLQLYDAGLAYRQAASVNWCPRDRTVLANEQVVDGACERCGTPIEERHLEQWFFRITAFADRLLDDLQTLADWPERVVTMQRNWIDRSQGLELEFEIARSGRRIRCFTTRPDTVFGATFLVLSPEHPEVENLIAGSPREGEFREAIARFTVERLSGKGRTEPSREGVFLDAYAINQFSGEKIPIYIAPYVLMEYGTGAIMAVPAHDQRDFEFATRYGLPIREVIRPREGETDFPRASYSGHGILVNSGEYDGLGHEEAFQRIAERAEKEGSGKRRVNYRLRDWLISRQRYWGAPIPMIHCPACGIVPVPEKDLPVLLPEDVEFRPRGDGKSPLAASDSFRRTACPRCGGDAERDTDTMDTFVDSSWYFLRYLGPHDETRAFPRELCDAWLPVDQYIGGVEHAILHLLYARFITKFLHSRGLIAFDEPFARLFTQGMVCKNGLKMSKSKGNVVPPDTIIDPMGADTMRLYILFCGPPERDIEWSDEAVEGCYRFLNRVWRVYETNEKVLATPAAGTLDAARLTDPERDLLRKTHQAIGRVLGDVSDHFRFNTAISALMELCNAIYAFLDSDETGRGPQADAVLRASYDALVRLLAPMTPHICEELWERTGHTGSVFDMPMPEADPAYAREDTFDLVIQVNSKIRAREPVPTGTDAERMKAIALANPRIREIIGDATPRRVVVIQNRLVNIVL
- the holA gene encoding DNA polymerase III subunit delta; translated protein: MAPRLQGYKKLFEDVRQGRLKPVYFLHGPEEFMKKEFVRELLQAALPGGDRTFNLDIVYGDEFDPQAFDDRVQSFPLFSSRRVLILKNFEALSTANRERVIDRVERVPDSLTLVIESSSAKLETQAHKRLGAVAGARGVAFAFDTLDENETLERVLARFRREKVQVDADALDLLIESVGTQLIDIANEVDKILLSVPADGRVTRDTVASVVGRYRTDSLFSVLDAVGATAPATLVPRVATLLEAGEEPVFVVAMMLRRVVSLLEVQTLLGERGRAVSSDRVLAAELGATNSPFYAGKLREQAVRVPRERLDALLANLRWADTRLKSTSLPGRVLIEEALIAAHVGKTLATPSLSP
- the lptE gene encoding LPS assembly lipoprotein LptE is translated as MLLALGSWGCGYSTTSRTAKDIKSIHVPFFENKTAQPNLELSVTDRIIDFLVRDNTLKVVSEDAADAILDGQITEFANRPFSFNQDLNAEEYIVVIKVVVSLFNRKTNEPIWQNRSIEGNGSYFVEQVESGRTFDDAVEESLQEITNQILNLTVQDW
- a CDS encoding sigma-54 dependent transcriptional regulator, whose product is MKSVILLVDDQDTIRFFLEKTLKQEGYEAVTARTGAEAIEKARAVVPDLVLLDLKLPDMDGLEVLRKIKEIFPEIGVVMITAFGDIETAVNAMKNGAYDFVSKPINLDQLLMVIKKGLESERLNREVLQLKRKMDPEVGFDYILGDSAGMKRVYEIVQQVAKSDTTTVLIEGESGVGKEMIARLIHRYSNRAGKPFMDINCASLPETLLESELFGYEKGAFTDAKGQKQGLLELANRGSLFLDEIGEMSLTIQVKLLRVLERMEFRRLGGTQDINVSVRVISATNRDLQKEVDEQRFRADLFYRLKVVPLYIPPLRERREDLLKFANYFINMFNTKFNKNFTEIADEARQLLLTYPWPGNIRELKNVIERVVLLENGPVLRREMLPFAAQRAEEGTLGRRLDAILAAPIPEDGIDFESVVSDLERALILKASEESGWNQSRTARLLNVKRDKLRYRMKSFNIGDESELSTPS